A window from Dehalobacter sp. DCA encodes these proteins:
- a CDS encoding TetR/AcrR family transcriptional regulator — protein MTKERKKTEILQAAGKVFYIKGFEGTKVDDVAKEAGIGKGTVYEYFDSKQQLFEEMAVYNCEEHGRNIQDILEKGGSFKEKIRVLAKYQAELVKEHMPIARMMSCSKIMVREMGAVFIEQNIRVGEIIKKQVVQAMDQGEVRADIDPEFASAAIMGIIMQYCGKKVIFAEAMPEEADYDKIVQILMSGIGIKPDDNRR, from the coding sequence GTGACCAAGGAACGGAAAAAAACTGAAATCCTCCAGGCAGCCGGCAAAGTATTTTATATCAAAGGCTTTGAAGGAACAAAAGTGGACGATGTCGCCAAAGAAGCCGGGATCGGCAAAGGGACCGTCTATGAATATTTTGATAGCAAGCAACAGCTCTTTGAGGAAATGGCCGTTTATAACTGCGAAGAGCATGGACGCAACATTCAGGACATTTTGGAAAAAGGAGGCTCTTTCAAAGAAAAAATCAGAGTTCTGGCAAAATATCAGGCAGAGTTGGTCAAGGAGCATATGCCGATTGCCAGGATGATGTCCTGTTCCAAGATTATGGTCAGGGAGATGGGAGCGGTCTTTATTGAACAAAATATCCGGGTCGGAGAGATTATCAAAAAGCAAGTCGTGCAGGCCATGGATCAAGGGGAAGTCAGGGCTGATATCGATCCGGAATTTGCTTCGGCGGCAATCATGGGCATAATCATGCAGTATTGCGGCAAAAAAGTGATATTTGCTGAGGCCATGCCTGAGGAAGCGGACTATGACAAAATCGTTCAGATCCTGATGTCGGGAATTGGAATAAAGCCGGATGATAACAGAAGATAG